The proteins below come from a single Triplophysa rosa linkage group LG12, Trosa_1v2, whole genome shotgun sequence genomic window:
- the gdpd4a gene encoding glycerophosphodiester phosphodiesterase domain-containing protein 5, with the protein RVGRSPVSLSRLKLGKLKVVRRQLLQRYEHQPFVSCLGGLYGCQWRRYQRAKAQPGECCCSRLECGSFALIIVTFFLTLVLLYFWSEAQNDYNDFDWFNFGNLGFWFPWSVVLLVAAAALFTYIALLLVLAVCLLSEGQRLYLHWSHKIGILVTLSFSISATAVLSDLWSKEWTTLLLSFQVTAPYLHVGGVSLMTLLSWPIALHFFRMNKRERQVVILSLYLAVLLTLYLVPLGMYSSCIKDEGTLGPAPILIGHRGAPMLAPENTQLSFERAVEAGGEGLETDVTISYDGIPFLMHDSTLRRTTNAHEMFPNRTDAPAAMFTWSELEILNAGSWFLQRDPFGTASSLGVQEKVQVQNQTIPTLKELLNLAAQHGRLVIFDLRRPPRGHPYRDTWISRTLEVIHNESSINSSQVLWLPADQRSLVQELDPDLQQTSGDHGTLAELQEEHIVRLNLHYSHMSQEQIRKYASVNISTNLYVISQPWLYSLAWCAGAHSVTTNALHILKKLQRPLFLMTPEDYSLMWSLTDNVSAFLIAAVFIFHWWRERGLPFWSGSRQVNENGPYSKFRTELSDVWSISSIGVRGEPHNSPAPPNLPTISEEPPV; encoded by the exons CGTGTGGGCCGCTCTCCGGTGAGCCTGTCCAGACTGAAGCTGGGGAAGTTAAAGGTGGTTCGGCGGCAGCTGCTGCAGAGATATGAGCACCAGCCGTTCGTCTCGTGTCTGGGCGGTCTGTACGGCTGCCAGTGGAGGCGCTATCAGAGAGCCAAAGCCCAGCCGGGAGAATGCTGCTGCAGCCGG CTGGAATGCGGTAGCTTCGCTCTCATCATTGTGACCTTTTTCCTGACGCTGGTGTTGCTGTATTTCTGGAGTGAAGCACAGAATGATTATAATGACTTTGACTG GTTTAATTTTGGGAACTTGGGTTTCTGGTTCCCGTGGTCAGTGGTGTTGTTGGTGGCGGCGGCGGCGCTCTTCACCTACATCGCCCTCCTGCTG GTGCTAGCAGTTTGTCTTCTGTCTGAAGGTCAGCGGCTTTACCTCCACTGGAGCCACAAG ATTGGTATCCTGGTGACTCTGAGTTTCTCCATCAGCGCTACAGCTGTCCTCTCTGATCTGTGGAGTAAAGAATGGACCACGCTGCTCCTCTCGTTTCAG GTCACGGCGCCCTATCTTCATGTGGGCGGAGTTTCACTGATGACACTTCTGTCCTGGCCGATAGCCTTACACTTCTTTCGCATGAACAAAAGAG AGAGACAGGTGGTTATCCTGAGTCTGTATTTGGCTGTTCTCCTCACGCTGTATCTGGTGCCTCTGGGCATGTATTCTTCGTGTATCAAAGACGAAGGAACCCTGGGACCAGCGCCCATTCTCATCGGACACAGAGGAGCACCCATG TTAGCGCCAGAGAATACACAGCTGTCTTTTGAGAGAGCCGTAGAGGCGGGTGGAGAGGGATTAGAGACTGATGTCACGATCAG TTACGATGGTATTCCGTTCCTGATGCACGACAGCACACTGAGGAGAACCACAAACGCGCACGAGATGTTTCCAAACCGAACAGACGCCCCGGCAGCGATGTTCACCTGGAGCGAGCTGGAGATCCTCAACGCTGGATCGTGGTTCCTTCAG AGGGACCCTTTCGGTACGGCGTCTTCTCTCGGTGTGCAAGAGAAGGTTCAGGTCCAGAACCAGACCATTCCCACCCTGAAAGAGCTTCTGAACCTGGCTGCCCAGCACGGGAGACTGGTGATCTTTGACCTCAGACGGCCACCCAGAGGTCACCCGTACAGAGACACATGGATCAGTCGCACCCTGGAGGTGATACACAACGAATCCTCCATTAACTCCAGTCAG GTGTTGTGGTTGCCGGCGGATCAGAGGAGTCTGGTACAGGAGCTGGACCCGGACTTACAGCAGACGTCTGGAGATCACGGCACCCTCGCGGAGCTTCAGGAGGAACATATAGTGCGACTCAACCTCCATTACAGCCACATGTCACAGGAGCAGATCAG AAAGTACGCATCAGTGAACATCAGTACTAATCTGTATGTGATCAGTCAGCCGTGGCTTTATTCTCTGGCGTGGTGTGCGGGAGCTCATTCAGTGACCACTAACGCTCTTCACATTCTGAAGAAACTCCAGCGGCCGCTCTTTCTCATG ACTCCTGAGGACTACAGTTTAATGTGGAGTCTGACGGATAACGTCTCTGCTTTCCTCATCGCCGCTGTTTTTATATTCCACTG GTGGCGTGAGAGAGGTTTACCTTTCTGGTCTGGCAGCAGACAGGTGAATGAGAACGGACCGTACAGCAAGTTCAGGACCG AGCTCAGTGACGTCTGGTCCATCTCCAGCATCGGCGTTCGAGGAGAACCTCACAACTCGCCAGCCCCACCGAACCTGCCCACCATCTCAGAAGAGCCGCCCGTCTGA